One Mugil cephalus isolate CIBA_MC_2020 chromosome 10, CIBA_Mcephalus_1.1, whole genome shotgun sequence genomic window carries:
- the pidd1 gene encoding p53-induced death domain-containing protein 1 has product MERSRGEEAAPEEEEGVDEVKVECNPSRATSKGGGPGISTAVLARKLWEVHVNRDEGKSERETGPTVSSGVMSEGQADGDPPSVSPSSPTIDSPDPSMSSLSLSTCSFSSTSSSSSFAALSLSPPLPPSVELSAVLADTRLTLDVYQGGAAALPLLWGSVPELLRGLKYLRLGSEDKPGLDGALDVLHNLTQLRSLAIRGHCFYNSRGDPLPGLLTTLPTSVSLLTHLVHLDLSFNQLPRLPSCLLTLPTLSSLLLCHNLLSDLPPDIDKLCSLTYLSLLGNKLESLPSSLGRLKALQTLDVSHNLLWQLPDEIGSLEELVRLELSHNKLKQLPDSMGSLLSLRELVVCSNDLRLIPHCLNKLPQLQINVCDNPLGRPPTPPPLPPTPDKADTKIPELHLGFNQHSFCVSSAGCHVFLPGGAELVFPPRCLVTTTRLQWAEKRPERKLVWLEEHDILLSRPLELRPHGVTFLKPVEVCVPYHRTKRREVVVRRFDGQAWSTLPTILKRGSKSHSSHPGGRPARLACCSVRHFSWFMAVSRPVKDSCSVTPAGAMLVSSSDPGIKLTFPPDSTVQTRTITLQVLKVSLSEVQVLCGDPQASVSPLVCLSQTPSMHFLQPVKVQIPLPSGITGHTVDMSCLHLLHGDPTAQTWTDITTQVSLYVTHLYAIFYITHFSWYWLWYTTQRCVSGVARKVYQRLKQFKVQFLVLQRKTDPSQVLLQCLPSNRVDDRVQSLAEQYDGPQPSDLCDLLEGEQFFAGFERGLDISTDRPDCEGGRLCFVFYSSLKNLKEVYICPAQGQKGPVRGQVSFYRGEIPSSLPEEVARKRKGLDSQWLATLPLRLPALNSENSFIMEDTQYPPLNLGDPESGYLTEANLLSISLQIGHDWRVIGINLGLSYQELDRIQYKHRDNLGALVMDMLFLWARGQRNEGLGAVSRLVAAMTESGRKDLADEIEDIVNIGRRKYSESLRRVGLEAESSSLGEIQQ; this is encoded by the exons atggagagaagcagaggagaagaagcagcccctgaggaagaggagggtgtGGACGAGGTGAAGGTTGAATGTAACCCATCGAGGGCAACATCCAAAGGTGGAGGTCCAGGCATCTCTACAGCTGTTTTGGCTCGTAAGCTCTGGGAAGTTCATGTGAACAGAGATGAGGGGAAATCAGAGAGGGAGACCGGACCGACGGTATCGAGTGGTGTGATGTCTGAAGGCCAAGCAGACGGGGACCCTCCATCTGTGTCTCCCTCCAGCCCGACGATAGACAGCCCTGATCCCTCCATGTCAAGCCTCTCGCTCTCCACGTGCTCCTTTTCttcaacctcctcctcttcctccttcgcTGCGTTGTCTTTGAGTCCACCGTTGCCTCCTTCTGTGGAGCTCTCCGCTGTGTTGGCTGATACAAGGCTGACCCTGGATGTGTACCAGGGAGGAGCAGCCGCTTTGCCGTTGCTGTGGGGGTCTGTCCCAGAGCTGCTGAGGGGCCTCAAGTACCTGAGGCTGGGCTCTGAGGACAAACCGGGGCTGGACGGTGCTCTGGACGTCCTACACAATCTGACACAGCTGCGCTCACTGGCTATCCGGG GGCACTGTTTTTACAACTCACGAGGCGACCCTCTGCCTGGCCTCCTCACCACTTTACCCACATCCGTGTCCCTCCTAACTCACCTGGTGCATCTAGATCTCTCCTTCAACCAGCTCCCCCGTTTGCCGTCCTGCCTGCTCACCCTGCCTACGCTGTCCTCTCTACTCCTCTGCCACAACCTCCTCTCTGATTTGCCTCCCGACATCGACAAGCTGTGCTCCCTCACCTACCTCTCCCTCCTGGGGAACAAGCTGGAGAGTCTACCCTCGAGTCTGGGTCGACTGAAGGCGCTACAGACGCTGGACGTGTCGCACAACCTTCTCTGGCAACTACCTGATGAAATCGGTTCTCTGGAGGAGCTTGTCAGGCTTGAATTGTCGCACAACAAGCTGAAGCAGCTACCGGACAGCATGG GATCTCTCCTTTCGCTCAGGGAGCTTGTCGTCTGCAGCAATGACCTCCGCCTGATCCCGCATTGTCTGAACAAACTGCCTCAGcttcaaataaatgtctgtgaCAATCCCTTGGGACGACCCCCAAcgcctccacccctccctcctacACCAG acaaAGCAGACACAAAGATTCCCGAGTTGCATCTTGGATTTAATCAGCACAG TTTCTGTGTTTCGTCTGCTGGGTGTCATGTGTTTCTCCCAGGGGGGGCCGAGCTGGTGTTCCCCCCGAGGTGCCTGGTGACAACCACAAGACTGCAGTGGGCTGAGAAAAGGCCAGAAAGAAAACTGGTGTGGCTGGAGGAGCATGACATCCTGCTGAGTCGTCCGCTTGAACTTCGTCCTCACGGGGTGACGTTTCTAAAG CCCGTGGAGGTGTGTGTGCCATATCACCGGACGAAAAGAAGAGAGGTGGTGGTGCGGAGGTTTGACGGACAGGCATGGAGCACTCTGCCCACTATTCTGAAGAGAGGAAGCAAGAGCCATAGCAGTCACCCTGGAGGACGCCCAGCCAGG CTGGCGTGCTGCTCAGTGAGACACTTTTCCTGGTTTATGGCAGTGTCCCGTCCCGTGAAAGACAGTTGCTCCGTTACACCAGCTGGAGCTATGCTGGTCTCCAGCTCTGATCCTGGAATCAAGCTCACCTTCCCTCCAGACTCCACAGTGCAGACTCGCACCATAACCCTGCAG GTTTTGAAGGTGTCTCTGTCAGAGGTGCAGGTCCTGTGTGGTGATCCTCAGGCCAGTGTCAGCCCCCTCGTTTGTCTCTCCCAGACTCCCAGCATGCATTTCCTGCAGCCAGTCAAAGTCCAGATCCCTCTGCCATCTGGAATCACAG GCCACACCGTTGACATGTCCTGCTTGCATCTTCTCCATGGAGACCCCACCGCCCAAACCTGGACCGACATCACAACACAAGTGTCTCTCTATGTTACTCATTTGTATGCCATTTTCTACATTACGCATTTCTCCTG GTACTGGCTGTGGTACACCACGCAGCGCTGCGTCAGCGGAGTGGCCAGGAAGGTCTATCAGAGGCTAAAACAGTTCAAAGTCCAGTTCCTCGTCCTGCAGCGGAAGACGGATCCTTCACAAGTTCTGCTGCAGTGCTTACCCTCGAACAGG GTAGACGACAGAGTGCAGTCTCTGGCAGAGCAATACGATGGACCTCAGCCTTCGGACCTGTGCGACCTGCTTGAAGGAGAGCAGTTCTTCGCTGGCTTTGAGAGGGGCTTAGATATCAGCACAG acagaccagactgtGAGGGGGGACgactgtgctttgtgttttactcCAGCCTAAAGAATCTAAAGGAAGTATATATCTGTCCAGCCCAGGGTCAGAAGGGACCAGTGAGGGGACAG GTGTCTTTTTATAGAGGAGAGATTCCCAGCAGTTTGCCGGAGGAAGTCGCCAGAAAGAGGAAAGGACTCGACAGCCAGTGGCTTGCGACTTTGCCACTAAGACTTCCT GCTCTGAACTCAGAGAACAGTTTCATCATGGAGGACACCCAGTACCCTCCTCTGAACCTGGGTGACCCTGAGAGTGGCTACTTGACCGAAGCCAACCTGCTGTCCATCTCTCTTCAGATAGGACACGACTGGCGTGTTATTGGCATCAATCTGGGCCTGAGCTACCAAGAGCTCGACCGCATCCAGTACAAGCACAG GGACAACCTGGGTGCCTTAGTGATGGACATGTTGTTTCTGTGGGCCCGGGGACAGAGGAACGAAGGACTCGGGGCCGTGTCGAGGCTGGTGGCTGCGATGACCGAGAGCGGCAGGAAAGACCTGGCCGATGAGATCGAGGACATTGTCAATATAGGAAGGAGAAAGTACTCAGAGTCACTGAGGAGAGTAGGGCTGGAGGCAGAGAGCTCCTCCCTCGGTGAAATACAGCAATAG